One Prosthecobacter algae DNA segment encodes these proteins:
- a CDS encoding DUF1501 domain-containing protein, whose amino-acid sequence MNSPFLRADEPTRRDFVMNIAKTCLGVSVMSPLMRGQAQAVAFEGSSKARQVATARNVIYLYMAGGMTHLDTFGVSPGAATMGDTKCIPTSADGVQIGEGLPTVAKHMHHGVIINSLSSTQGAHEQGNYYQHTGYTMRGATRHPTMGAWLQKFQGKGNPDLPGTVVISNDSKHPGGGFFEASFQPLLLNNPSTGLQHSKRMASLGESDLDYRLGLSAKLNAGFEKTYAHSAVRAYSDVYKDAVRVMKSADLTAFDLSQESAELQTEYGESTFGQGCLLARRLIEHGVRFIEVTSGGWDMHNDIYARLPEKIAELDKALGALLGDLERRGLLQDTLVVLTSEFGRTPDINQNSGRDHYPKAFSSVLWGGGVQGGQTYGKTDKGIEVTENKVSPPDLNATIGYALGLQLDQVLYSPTKRPFTIADKGQPITALFG is encoded by the coding sequence ATGAACTCACCCTTCCTCCGTGCTGATGAACCGACTCGTCGTGACTTTGTCATGAACATCGCCAAGACCTGCCTCGGCGTTTCCGTCATGTCTCCGCTGATGCGCGGCCAGGCCCAGGCAGTCGCCTTTGAGGGCAGTTCTAAGGCCCGACAGGTGGCCACCGCCAGAAACGTCATTTATCTCTACATGGCGGGTGGCATGACCCACCTGGATACCTTCGGTGTCAGCCCTGGGGCCGCCACCATGGGCGATACCAAGTGCATCCCCACCAGTGCAGATGGCGTGCAGATCGGCGAGGGCCTGCCCACCGTGGCCAAGCACATGCACCATGGCGTCATCATCAACAGCCTCTCCAGCACCCAGGGCGCGCATGAACAGGGCAACTACTACCAGCACACCGGCTACACCATGCGTGGTGCCACCCGCCACCCCACCATGGGAGCTTGGCTGCAAAAGTTTCAGGGCAAGGGCAATCCCGACCTGCCCGGTACTGTCGTCATTTCCAATGACAGCAAGCACCCAGGTGGTGGCTTCTTTGAAGCCTCCTTCCAGCCCCTGCTACTGAACAATCCCAGCACCGGCCTCCAGCACAGCAAGCGCATGGCCAGCCTCGGAGAATCAGATCTAGACTACCGTTTGGGCCTCTCAGCCAAGCTCAATGCAGGCTTTGAAAAGACCTACGCCCACAGCGCGGTCCGTGCTTACAGCGATGTGTATAAAGATGCGGTCCGCGTCATGAAAAGCGCAGATCTCACCGCTTTCGATCTCAGCCAGGAATCCGCAGAACTGCAGACTGAATACGGCGAGTCCACCTTTGGCCAGGGTTGCCTTCTGGCCCGGCGTTTGATTGAACACGGCGTGCGTTTCATTGAGGTCACCAGCGGCGGCTGGGACATGCACAACGACATCTACGCCCGCCTGCCTGAAAAGATCGCCGAACTGGACAAAGCCCTCGGTGCCCTTCTGGGTGACCTTGAGCGTCGTGGCCTTCTCCAGGATACCCTCGTCGTCCTCACCAGCGAGTTTGGCCGCACCCCGGACATCAATCAAAACTCAGGCCGCGACCACTACCCCAAAGCCTTCAGCTCCGTCCTCTGGGGCGGCGGCGTGCAGGGCGGCCAGACCTATGGCAAAACGGACAAAGGCATTGAGGTCACCGAAAACAAAGTCTCCCCGCCGGATCTGAATGCCACCATCGGCTACGCCCTCGGCCTGCAACTGGACCAGGTGCTTTACTCCCCCACCAAGCGCCCCTTCACCATCGCCGACAAAGGCCAGCCCATCACCGCCCTTTTTGGTTAG
- a CDS encoding tyrosine-type recombinase/integrase, whose amino-acid sequence MTTPALTSRGKGKPVAVVKQGSAAVPIYRGLCRGMPRFTVAFYLNQQRRRLTFGSLDAAKEEARKAALNIQRGVSSDNDLRPQDREALRAVQHMLKPLGLPLVSVVEEYLQCRRKLGEVPLLMAVEDFVTRSRSYEAGITVPRVVDELLLLKKQDGVNEHYLKLLDGNLRQFAKSFPGEITMVTGAMIDGWLRRGAHSMVTRNNWLKRVKELFSFAKRRGYLPKGEATVAEALKRGKQADTDVGIFTPEQMEKLMRAATEDLIPVLAIGGFAGLRGAEIARLNWSAVDLGRKIIELRAGQAKTASRRIVPITDNLASWLAKVERNGPVVPDDGVFLRARRLAKSLGIPWPHNALRHSYISYRIAVVQSAAQVALEAGNSPDIIFKHYRELVTEPEAKEWFAIMPAKGWVPPEPKKPKSMPRRQRKFVDAILG is encoded by the coding sequence ATGACAACTCCAGCCCTCACCTCTCGGGGCAAGGGCAAACCTGTGGCGGTGGTCAAGCAGGGCTCCGCAGCCGTGCCCATCTACCGGGGCCTCTGCCGTGGAATGCCCCGGTTCACTGTCGCGTTCTACCTCAACCAGCAGCGGCGGCGGCTTACCTTCGGCTCACTGGATGCTGCCAAGGAAGAGGCACGCAAGGCCGCACTCAATATCCAGCGGGGCGTGAGCAGCGATAATGACCTGCGGCCTCAGGACCGGGAGGCTCTTCGGGCTGTCCAGCACATGCTCAAGCCGCTGGGACTGCCCTTGGTTTCAGTCGTCGAGGAATACCTCCAGTGCCGGCGCAAGCTGGGAGAGGTGCCGCTGCTGATGGCCGTGGAGGATTTCGTGACGAGGTCGCGCAGTTATGAGGCTGGCATCACGGTGCCTCGGGTGGTTGACGAACTCCTCCTGCTCAAGAAGCAGGACGGTGTGAATGAGCACTACCTCAAGCTGCTGGACGGGAACCTTCGCCAGTTTGCCAAGTCGTTCCCAGGTGAGATCACAATGGTGACCGGGGCCATGATTGACGGCTGGCTGCGTCGTGGTGCGCATTCCATGGTCACCCGCAACAATTGGCTCAAACGTGTGAAGGAGCTTTTCTCCTTTGCCAAGCGGCGAGGTTACCTGCCCAAAGGCGAAGCCACCGTGGCGGAAGCGCTCAAGCGCGGCAAGCAGGCTGACACGGATGTCGGCATCTTTACGCCCGAGCAGATGGAGAAGCTCATGAGGGCCGCGACGGAGGATTTGATTCCGGTCCTTGCCATCGGTGGATTCGCGGGACTGCGTGGCGCTGAAATCGCACGGCTGAACTGGAGCGCCGTGGATCTCGGGCGAAAAATCATCGAGTTGCGTGCCGGACAGGCCAAGACAGCCTCGCGCCGCATTGTGCCCATCACCGACAATCTGGCCAGCTGGCTGGCGAAGGTCGAGCGGAATGGCCCTGTGGTTCCTGACGATGGCGTCTTCTTGAGGGCACGGCGTCTGGCCAAGAGCCTGGGCATTCCATGGCCGCACAACGCCCTGCGTCACTCCTACATCAGCTACCGGATCGCCGTGGTGCAAAGCGCGGCCCAGGTGGCGCTGGAGGCGGGAAACTCGCCAGACATCATCTTCAAGCACTATCGCGAATTAGTCACGGAACCAGAAGCCAAGGAATGGTTCGCCATCATGCCGGCCAAGGGCTGGGTTCCGCCTGAGCCGAAGAAGCCGAAATCCATGCCCCGTCGCCAGAGGAAATTCGTCGATGCCATTTTGGGTTGA
- a CDS encoding Rid family hydrolase: MSAKVITATETPICYHLAPDRRLLDAKCSVQSCQHRHPGTGASTTPDMPPCLMGVQHHTVIQVGAVKRLAIMVTPQCGGEFKDEAWEALATIRAILRQQNEPMEVTMQTVFLRDRDDVPMAELLFAACYGDKMPLTIFVVQPPCEGRGIAIEAWAVGTRHAQVAYHGEHLVTVDYDGMRWIYASAGSLHREGRTAYEQSLEVFESMQRALAQGGASFEDVVRVWLYQGSITEEVHGVERYRELNRARTDFFANIPFDKRPLPSPHNGHAIYPASTGIGTRCHGLITACMALQSKRDDVSLLGLENPLQISAFDYPKEYSVKSPKFARAMAVRVGNHVTTWISGTASIVNAETVHKGDAMKQTEQTLTNIEKLIAPENFARHGWADAGATLADLAKIHVYVKHPEDFDKVRQVCERRLGRLPAIYAVADVCRPDLLVEIEGVAFSSIRQTKSLT; this comes from the coding sequence ATGTCCGCCAAAGTAATCACCGCCACGGAAACCCCGATCTGCTACCACCTTGCGCCTGACCGGAGACTGCTGGATGCGAAGTGCTCGGTGCAAAGCTGTCAGCATCGCCACCCTGGCACTGGTGCCTCCACCACACCGGACATGCCGCCATGCCTGATGGGGGTCCAGCACCACACCGTGATTCAGGTCGGTGCGGTGAAGCGACTCGCCATCATGGTGACGCCTCAGTGTGGCGGTGAATTCAAAGATGAAGCTTGGGAGGCGCTGGCGACGATCCGCGCCATCCTGCGGCAGCAAAATGAACCAATGGAGGTGACGATGCAGACGGTGTTCCTTCGTGATCGAGACGACGTGCCAATGGCAGAGTTGCTCTTTGCTGCATGTTATGGCGACAAGATGCCATTGACGATCTTTGTCGTGCAGCCTCCATGCGAGGGGCGTGGCATCGCCATCGAAGCGTGGGCGGTGGGCACTCGTCATGCACAGGTGGCCTACCACGGTGAGCATCTGGTGACCGTGGATTACGATGGCATGCGCTGGATTTACGCCTCGGCTGGCTCTCTGCACCGCGAGGGCCGCACGGCCTATGAGCAGTCCCTGGAGGTGTTTGAGAGCATGCAGCGTGCTCTGGCGCAAGGCGGCGCGTCATTTGAGGATGTGGTGCGCGTGTGGCTCTATCAGGGTAGCATCACGGAGGAAGTGCATGGGGTGGAGCGTTACCGTGAACTGAACCGTGCCCGCACAGATTTCTTCGCGAACATACCCTTCGACAAGCGCCCCCTGCCCTCGCCTCACAATGGTCACGCCATCTACCCAGCCAGCACGGGCATTGGCACGCGCTGCCACGGCCTCATCACCGCCTGCATGGCGCTGCAAAGCAAGCGAGACGATGTCTCGTTGCTGGGACTTGAGAATCCGCTGCAAATCTCCGCTTTTGATTACCCCAAGGAGTACTCCGTCAAGAGTCCAAAATTTGCCCGAGCGATGGCCGTGCGTGTCGGCAATCATGTGACGACGTGGATCTCCGGCACGGCCAGCATTGTGAACGCTGAGACGGTTCATAAAGGGGATGCAATGAAGCAGACGGAGCAGACGCTCACCAACATCGAGAAGCTCATCGCCCCGGAAAACTTCGCCCGTCACGGATGGGCAGACGCGGGAGCCACGCTGGCAGACCTGGCCAAAATACACGTCTATGTGAAGCATCCTGAGGACTTTGATAAGGTGCGCCAGGTCTGCGAACGCCGCCTGGGACGTCTGCCAGCCATTTATGCGGTGGCGGATGTATGCCGCCCGGACCTGCTCGTTGAAATCGAGGGAGTAGCCTTCTCCTCCATTCGCCAAACCAAATCTCTGACCTGA
- a CDS encoding sulfatase: MKPMRLLIALLGLFSLSLSAAEKPDVLFIAVDDLNDWVTHLGGHPQTKTPNIDRLVARGMAFTNSHCAAPACNPSRAALMSGLRPWQTGIYTNGDPAQGVMKDTLTINRHFLAQGYNTLGGGKIYHNFNAEGREDGWTKWEGLFPSINEHEENMNGLKSGHFDWGAVNSKPQEMGDYKLTDWAVNQLKTAPLDKPLFLGVGYVKPHLPWYVPQEYYDRFPLEGIQLPVTKDDDLADIPAAGVQMAKPQGDHAAVLKGDQWKKAVQAYLATISFLDDQVGRLLDGLDASPRKDKTIIVWWTDHGWALGEKQHWRKFALWEETTRTSCAIVAPGITKPNSVCKAPVDYLNIYPTLCELTGLPLPVHVKGASLMPLLKDPTSTWGQVAICTHGRGNHAVKDARWRYIRYADGSEELYDHSKDPNEWTNLATEADMSKTKARLAAALPAAGEEVPSTSGSQSNGSAKGKGKKKAKGKAKEE, translated from the coding sequence ATGAAACCCATGCGCCTTCTCATTGCCCTGCTGGGCCTGTTTTCACTCAGTCTTTCAGCGGCTGAAAAGCCGGATGTCCTCTTCATCGCCGTGGATGATTTGAACGACTGGGTCACCCACCTGGGTGGGCATCCGCAGACAAAGACACCGAACATCGACCGACTGGTCGCGCGTGGCATGGCCTTCACCAATAGCCACTGTGCAGCCCCGGCGTGCAATCCCTCGCGGGCGGCGCTGATGAGCGGCCTGCGTCCCTGGCAGACGGGTATTTACACGAATGGCGATCCGGCTCAGGGCGTGATGAAGGACACGCTGACGATCAACCGCCACTTCCTGGCCCAGGGCTACAACACTCTTGGTGGCGGCAAGATTTATCACAACTTCAATGCAGAGGGGCGTGAGGATGGCTGGACGAAATGGGAGGGGCTTTTCCCTAGCATCAACGAGCATGAAGAAAACATGAACGGGCTGAAAAGCGGCCACTTTGACTGGGGTGCCGTGAATTCGAAACCGCAGGAGATGGGCGATTACAAGCTCACCGACTGGGCCGTGAATCAACTCAAGACGGCCCCGCTGGACAAACCGCTTTTCCTCGGTGTGGGTTATGTGAAGCCGCACCTGCCGTGGTATGTGCCGCAGGAGTATTACGACCGGTTTCCGTTGGAAGGCATCCAGCTTCCGGTGACGAAGGACGATGACCTCGCGGACATTCCTGCAGCAGGCGTGCAGATGGCCAAACCACAGGGGGATCACGCAGCGGTGCTGAAAGGTGACCAGTGGAAAAAGGCGGTGCAGGCGTATCTGGCCACCATTTCCTTTTTGGATGATCAGGTGGGCCGCCTGCTGGATGGACTGGATGCGAGTCCACGTAAGGACAAGACGATCATCGTCTGGTGGACGGACCATGGCTGGGCTCTGGGGGAGAAACAGCATTGGCGCAAATTTGCCCTCTGGGAAGAAACCACGCGCACCTCCTGCGCCATCGTGGCCCCTGGCATCACCAAGCCTAACAGTGTTTGCAAAGCACCTGTGGACTACTTGAACATTTACCCCACGCTGTGTGAACTGACAGGGCTTCCTTTGCCGGTGCATGTCAAGGGTGCCAGCCTGATGCCTCTGCTGAAGGACCCCACCAGCACGTGGGGGCAGGTGGCCATCTGCACGCATGGCCGTGGCAATCACGCGGTGAAGGATGCCCGCTGGCGCTACATCCGCTACGCCGATGGAAGCGAGGAACTGTATGACCACTCCAAGGACCCGAACGAGTGGACGAACCTGGCCACTGAGGCTGACATGAGCAAAACCAAGGCACGGCTGGCGGCAGCACTCCCGGCGGCTGGTGAAGAAGTGCCCTCCACGTCCGGCAGCCAAAGCAACGGCAGTGCCAAAGGGAAGGGGAAGAAAAAGGCGAAGGGAAAGGCCAAGGAGGAGTGA
- a CDS encoding cupin domain-containing protein yields the protein MTPPPSGPLLIRHEGHTPRERSTCGWRDRLISHEDAPLSPVAWAHAVDIDGAKLHYHKRSTELYYVLSGSGTVLLDGMEQAVSAGSLVHIPPGVIHGARGQMRVLVIGIPDIAEDDYFEAEEAEP from the coding sequence ATGACTCCACCACCTTCCGGTCCGCTGCTCATCCGTCATGAAGGCCACACGCCGCGCGAGCGCAGCACCTGTGGCTGGCGGGATCGCCTCATCAGCCACGAAGACGCACCGCTCTCACCTGTCGCCTGGGCACATGCCGTGGACATTGATGGGGCCAAGCTGCATTACCACAAACGCTCCACCGAGCTCTACTACGTGCTCTCAGGTAGTGGTACAGTGCTGCTGGATGGCATGGAGCAAGCCGTCTCTGCAGGCTCACTCGTCCACATCCCCCCAGGCGTCATCCATGGTGCCAGGGGGCAAATGCGCGTCCTCGTCATCGGCATCCCCGACATCGCAGAAGACGACTATTTTGAAGCCGAAGAAGCGGAGCCTTAG
- a CDS encoding DUF1553 domain-containing protein, whose amino-acid sequence MKTILLLWALTVSALSAEENSVYELGPPVPKSGASLKPHERVDELVFSRQDELGIKRANLCSDAVFVRRAFLAVIGTLPTEAETRGFESTKESDKRAKLIEILIQRPEFTDFWAMKWGDVLRVKAEFPIKLWPNAVQAYHRWIHTSVRENKPLHIFTRQLLLANGSNFREGEVNFYRAMQDRSPQGVAATVALTFMGERADKWPKKKLEAMAGFFAQVAYKATAEWKEEIVYFDPTADKEGITKHAIFPDGTPANIKTGLDDPRAVFSEWLLQPTNPWFSRSMANRIWSWLMGRGIVHEPDDFRADNPPSNPALLAFLEKEFAASKCDMRHLFRVILNSQTFQLSSIPAQDTPEAAAQFAHYPMRRLEAEVLVDALNQITATKETYSSPIPEPFTFIPENVRGIALADGSITSTFLELFGRPPRDTGFESERNLSTSPAQRLHLLNSSHVLGKIKACPLVAEADAGDHDLSKLADKIYLTLLSRTPTADEIAALKAHMTSSYSSGRELAADIVWALINQPEFYFNH is encoded by the coding sequence ATGAAAACCATCCTACTCCTGTGGGCACTGACGGTCAGCGCACTGTCGGCTGAGGAGAATAGTGTTTATGAACTAGGACCACCCGTGCCGAAATCCGGCGCGAGTCTCAAGCCGCACGAACGCGTGGACGAACTGGTCTTCAGTCGCCAGGACGAACTGGGCATCAAACGCGCGAATCTCTGCTCAGATGCCGTGTTTGTGAGGCGTGCATTTCTGGCTGTGATCGGCACGCTGCCAACGGAGGCAGAGACGCGGGGCTTTGAAAGCACGAAGGAGTCTGACAAACGTGCGAAACTCATCGAGATCCTCATCCAGCGGCCCGAATTCACGGATTTCTGGGCGATGAAGTGGGGTGATGTGCTGCGCGTGAAAGCGGAGTTTCCCATCAAGCTGTGGCCGAACGCGGTACAGGCTTACCACCGCTGGATTCACACGAGCGTGCGTGAAAACAAGCCACTGCACATCTTCACGCGGCAACTATTGCTCGCGAACGGCAGCAACTTCCGCGAGGGCGAGGTGAATTTTTACCGCGCCATGCAGGATCGCAGCCCGCAAGGCGTCGCGGCGACGGTGGCGCTGACCTTCATGGGCGAGCGAGCCGACAAATGGCCAAAAAAGAAGCTGGAAGCGATGGCGGGCTTCTTTGCACAAGTGGCCTACAAAGCGACGGCGGAATGGAAGGAGGAGATCGTCTATTTCGACCCTACGGCAGACAAGGAGGGCATCACCAAGCACGCCATTTTCCCAGACGGAACGCCAGCAAACATCAAGACGGGCCTGGACGATCCGCGCGCAGTTTTTTCGGAGTGGCTGCTGCAACCGACCAATCCTTGGTTCAGCCGGAGCATGGCGAACCGCATCTGGTCGTGGTTGATGGGACGGGGCATCGTGCATGAGCCGGATGACTTCCGCGCGGACAACCCGCCGTCGAATCCCGCGCTGCTGGCCTTTTTGGAAAAGGAGTTCGCAGCCTCGAAGTGCGACATGCGGCATCTCTTCCGCGTCATCCTCAATTCGCAAACCTTCCAGCTTTCCTCGATCCCCGCGCAGGATACGCCGGAAGCTGCGGCACAGTTTGCACACTACCCCATGCGGCGACTGGAGGCGGAGGTGCTCGTGGATGCGCTGAATCAGATCACCGCGACGAAGGAAACCTACAGCAGCCCGATCCCCGAGCCGTTTACGTTCATACCCGAGAACGTGCGCGGCATCGCTCTCGCGGACGGCAGCATCACGAGCACGTTTTTGGAGCTGTTTGGCCGCCCGCCGCGTGACACCGGCTTTGAGTCGGAGCGTAATCTGAGCACCAGCCCCGCGCAGCGTCTGCATCTGCTGAACTCCAGCCATGTGCTCGGCAAAATCAAAGCCTGCCCGCTGGTGGCAGAAGCGGATGCTGGAGACCACGATCTGAGCAAGCTGGCGGACAAAATTTATCTCACGCTGCTCTCACGCACGCCCACGGCGGATGAGATCGCGGCGCTGAAGGCGCACATGACCTCCAGCTACTCCAGCGGGCGAGAGCTGGCCGCCGACATCGTCTGGGCGCTGATCAATCAGCCCGAATTTTATTTCAATCACTGA
- a CDS encoding group 1 truncated hemoglobin has product MKLILSSIATITFVMSLLVNAALAADPAAVATETATNTVCPVTGKPVDPTITAEYEGRKWSFAKEACKTKWLKAREDSLYQKLGGKGAIDAAVEAFYVKVLADDRVKHFFDDVSMDKQRRKQKEFLSAAFGGPLPWTGKDMRKAHDGMGLTEVHFNAIAENLVNTLKDLKISQDLIDQVVAVALTTKDDVLGRAKKAN; this is encoded by the coding sequence ATGAAACTCATCCTCTCATCCATCGCCACGATCACCTTCGTCATGTCACTGCTCGTCAATGCCGCGCTCGCGGCTGATCCGGCTGCTGTCGCGACTGAAACCGCAACGAACACCGTCTGCCCTGTCACTGGAAAACCTGTCGATCCGACCATCACGGCCGAGTATGAGGGCCGAAAGTGGTCCTTTGCCAAAGAAGCCTGCAAAACCAAGTGGCTGAAAGCGCGTGAGGACAGTCTGTATCAAAAGCTTGGTGGCAAAGGCGCCATCGATGCAGCTGTAGAGGCCTTCTATGTCAAAGTCCTGGCTGATGACCGTGTGAAGCATTTCTTTGATGATGTAAGCATGGACAAGCAGCGCCGGAAACAGAAGGAATTTCTCTCCGCAGCTTTTGGTGGCCCTCTCCCCTGGACAGGCAAGGACATGCGCAAGGCCCACGACGGCATGGGTCTCACTGAAGTGCATTTCAACGCCATCGCCGAAAACCTCGTCAACACGCTGAAGGATCTAAAAATCAGCCAGGATCTCATCGACCAAGTCGTCGCTGTCGCTCTCACGACAAAAGACGACGTGCTTGGTCGTGCGAAGAAGGCCAACTGA
- a CDS encoding DUF1549 domain-containing protein, whose protein sequence is MKTFALLLLVATAAHGASLPEAAKIDSLLAADWQKHNLQPNVTAPDEVIVRRLYLDIAGRIPTVEETRDFMQSVDPQKRSKLIDKLLASDGYTSHMFNFWADVLRLTDNTKGKITAEAYEEWLKKELKANTPYDQFVKKLLTTEGGAWDSGSIGFYQRDENKLDHLAYTVQVFLGTSIVCAQCHNHPFDKWSQKDYYGMAAFTYGMDTRGGGVNEIKLPKRPQGKQIPEALAKMSNKERRQFMKDHPEEVAKMRKEAAASQTTASSKEDMQQVRKALGDVMKPLRYTAISWNEGKLPKLPHDYAYTDAKPGDTIEPRAMFGHEAKPKEGQTTVQAFADWMASPENPRFTTVIANRMWKHVFGGALIEPLDEMTDSSVASNPALMDYLAQLMIEKKYSLKSFMRVLYNTDTYQRMASTQEVALGETNHFTGPSLRRMSAEQVWDSMITLTKGNVDGEVDDENQRLHQYLGDLNMFITTMKEKGPEGIIAAAKAGMAQRQENDRELDAMRAKLAEKGTASPAEAKALANAANKLRRESSNDLLVNLIGEERAEALIEGYRPNKQENKRPRIDRAVMATLTKEQRKDLVRSASNNTMVSRASELPSPARPGHFLRTFGQSDREVIDNASDDASVPQALTLLNGPVVESLTSPISLLSQQLKKAGSNDQKAALLYEALLSRQPTNNERAVLTQVINERGDKALEDITHALLTGSQFLFIQ, encoded by the coding sequence ATGAAAACATTTGCCCTTCTCCTGCTGGTGGCCACCGCCGCCCACGGCGCATCCTTGCCCGAAGCCGCCAAGATCGACAGCCTGCTGGCTGCCGATTGGCAAAAGCATAACCTGCAGCCGAATGTCACCGCACCGGATGAAGTCATCGTCCGCCGCCTCTACCTGGACATCGCAGGCCGCATCCCCACCGTGGAAGAAACTCGCGACTTCATGCAGTCGGTAGATCCTCAGAAGCGCAGCAAGCTCATCGACAAGCTTCTGGCCAGCGATGGCTACACTAGCCACATGTTTAATTTCTGGGCCGATGTCCTCCGCCTAACTGACAATACGAAAGGCAAGATCACAGCCGAGGCCTATGAAGAATGGCTGAAGAAGGAGCTCAAGGCCAACACCCCCTACGACCAGTTTGTGAAAAAGCTGCTCACCACCGAAGGCGGTGCTTGGGATAGCGGCAGCATCGGCTTTTATCAGCGCGACGAAAACAAGCTCGATCATCTCGCCTACACCGTGCAGGTTTTCCTCGGCACCAGCATCGTCTGCGCCCAGTGCCACAATCACCCCTTTGATAAGTGGTCCCAAAAGGACTACTACGGCATGGCTGCCTTCACCTACGGCATGGATACACGCGGCGGCGGTGTGAATGAGATCAAGCTCCCGAAGCGTCCCCAAGGGAAACAGATCCCCGAAGCTCTGGCCAAGATGTCTAACAAAGAGCGTCGTCAATTCATGAAAGACCACCCCGAGGAGGTGGCTAAAATGCGCAAGGAAGCTGCCGCCAGCCAAACCACCGCCAGCAGCAAAGAAGACATGCAGCAGGTGCGCAAGGCCCTGGGCGATGTGATGAAACCCCTTCGCTACACCGCCATCTCTTGGAATGAAGGCAAGCTGCCGAAGCTGCCCCATGACTACGCATACACCGATGCCAAACCCGGCGACACCATCGAACCTCGCGCCATGTTCGGCCATGAGGCTAAGCCCAAAGAAGGCCAGACGACCGTGCAAGCCTTTGCCGACTGGATGGCCAGCCCGGAAAACCCGCGCTTCACCACCGTCATCGCCAACCGCATGTGGAAGCACGTTTTTGGCGGTGCCCTCATTGAGCCGCTGGATGAGATGACCGACTCCTCCGTCGCCAGCAACCCAGCCCTCATGGATTACCTCGCCCAGCTCATGATCGAGAAGAAGTACTCGCTAAAATCCTTCATGCGCGTGCTTTACAACACCGATACCTACCAACGCATGGCCAGCACCCAGGAAGTGGCCCTGGGCGAGACCAATCACTTCACCGGCCCCAGCCTCCGCCGCATGAGTGCCGAGCAAGTCTGGGACTCCATGATCACCCTCACCAAAGGCAACGTGGACGGAGAAGTGGACGATGAAAATCAGCGCCTTCACCAATACCTTGGCGACCTCAACATGTTCATTACCACAATGAAAGAAAAAGGTCCCGAAGGCATCATCGCCGCCGCCAAAGCAGGCATGGCACAGCGCCAAGAAAACGACCGCGAACTGGATGCCATGCGCGCCAAACTCGCCGAGAAAGGCACCGCCAGCCCCGCTGAGGCCAAAGCTCTAGCCAACGCCGCCAATAAACTCCGTCGCGAATCCAGCAACGATCTCCTCGTCAACCTCATCGGTGAAGAACGGGCCGAAGCCCTGATCGAAGGCTACCGACCTAACAAACAAGAAAACAAACGCCCCCGTATTGACCGCGCCGTTATGGCCACCCTCACTAAGGAGCAACGCAAGGACCTCGTCCGTAGCGCGAGTAACAACACCATGGTCTCCCGCGCCTCCGAGCTTCCCTCCCCTGCCCGCCCCGGCCACTTCCTGCGCACCTTTGGCCAGTCTGACCGCGAGGTCATCGACAACGCCAGCGACGACGCCTCCGTCCCCCAGGCCCTCACCCTGCTCAATGGTCCCGTCGTGGAAAGTCTCACCAGCCCCATCTCCTTGCTCAGCCAACAGCTCAAGAAGGCTGGCAGCAACGATCAAAAAGCCGCGCTTCTCTACGAGGCCCTGTTGAGCCGCCAGCCCACGAACAACGAACGTGCCGTGCTGACCCAGGTCATCAACGAACGTGGGGACAAAGCCCTGGAAGACATCACCCACGCCCTCCTCACCGGCTCTCAGTTCCTCTTCATTCAGTAA